The following proteins are co-located in the Cetobacterium sp. NK01 genome:
- a CDS encoding BglG family transcription antiterminator, whose amino-acid sequence MMTKRELEILKYFIKYNGKISYKLLSEFLCINERSIRYDIDKINEILKSNNYPQIEKVEKGQVEYKNLDILPIVIDKFIRCIDLTEYKDEIILFKVLFLERINLKNIEDELGVSRTSVKNILKVVKEKLKLNELKLEIEIQKGLILVGTEENIRKTQLKFILTYSKEIYFSNIIEKYYAEIDREKIEKFLNLIIDNTKQIISDEPYTNLYYYILIMIDRLKKGKSILEVENQVFFQGLKEYKVINKFLDILEKEYKIKVNLNEKVRLTDYFLGSHCYSAENSSYKFWIEIDIIAKKIIKIFSENMGVNLSKDKVLLKGIINHLKPTIHRLKNKQILENSILKDFLKLYKPIFMGTKKSIKPLKDFINLEITEDEIAFLAIHFKAALDRTSKLENRKNNILVVCSSGYGTSKLLSQQINENFSVNIVEVIPFYRLKDYSLDSIDLIVGTINMDEVDLKKPCITINTILSKEDIVLLENIGLSKRKSRIFLSDLLETFKRSGVIKNENILIKDLSLLMNEILINDIHEDEPKLSEMLEDVILDVECGSWEEAIKMAGKIMIENEICDITYIENIIERVKEFGPYMVMSNKVALPHSKNNGNVFKSKMVLMNFRNDILFPEETPVKTMLTFTSQDENGHLDALSNFLDLVSNYKFLEKLENNPSKKKVIDIIKKYEFLSNLGKNRDIN is encoded by the coding sequence ATGATGACTAAAAGAGAGTTAGAAATTCTTAAGTATTTTATAAAATATAATGGAAAAATCAGTTATAAACTCCTTTCAGAATTTTTATGCATAAATGAAAGAAGTATCAGATATGATATAGATAAAATAAATGAAATATTAAAAAGTAATAACTATCCTCAAATTGAAAAAGTGGAAAAGGGTCAAGTTGAATATAAAAACTTAGATATTTTACCTATAGTAATCGATAAATTTATAAGGTGTATAGATTTAACAGAGTATAAAGATGAAATTATATTGTTTAAAGTTTTATTTTTAGAAAGAATAAATTTAAAAAATATAGAAGATGAACTTGGAGTTAGTAGAACTAGTGTTAAAAATATTTTAAAAGTAGTTAAAGAAAAATTAAAATTAAATGAATTGAAATTAGAGATTGAAATACAAAAAGGTTTAATCTTAGTTGGAACTGAGGAGAATATTAGAAAGACTCAATTGAAATTTATATTAACCTATTCAAAAGAGATTTATTTTTCAAATATTATTGAAAAATATTACGCAGAAATAGATAGAGAAAAAATAGAGAAGTTTTTAAATTTAATAATTGACAACACAAAACAGATAATATCAGATGAACCATATACAAATCTTTATTATTATATTTTAATAATGATAGATAGATTAAAAAAAGGAAAATCTATATTAGAAGTTGAAAATCAAGTTTTTTTTCAAGGATTAAAAGAGTATAAAGTAATAAATAAATTTTTAGATATTTTAGAGAAGGAATATAAAATAAAAGTTAATTTAAATGAAAAGGTGCGATTAACAGATTATTTTTTAGGAAGTCATTGTTATTCAGCTGAAAATAGTAGTTATAAATTTTGGATAGAGATTGATATAATAGCTAAAAAAATAATTAAAATTTTTTCTGAAAATATGGGTGTGAATCTATCAAAAGATAAAGTGCTATTAAAAGGAATTATTAATCACTTGAAACCAACTATTCATAGATTAAAAAATAAACAAATTTTAGAAAATAGTATTTTAAAAGATTTTTTAAAACTATACAAACCAATATTTATGGGAACTAAAAAATCTATTAAACCATTAAAAGATTTTATAAATTTAGAGATAACTGAAGATGAAATTGCTTTTTTAGCTATTCACTTTAAAGCTGCTCTAGATAGAACAAGTAAACTTGAAAATAGAAAAAATAACATACTAGTAGTTTGTAGTTCAGGATACGGAACATCAAAATTATTATCGCAGCAAATAAATGAAAACTTTTCAGTAAATATTGTAGAAGTTATTCCATTTTATAGATTAAAAGATTATAGTTTAGATAGCATAGATCTTATTGTAGGAACAATAAATATGGATGAAGTTGACCTCAAAAAACCCTGTATAACTATAAATACAATATTATCAAAAGAGGATATTGTATTACTTGAAAATATTGGATTAAGTAAAAGAAAAAGTAGAATTTTTTTATCAGATCTACTAGAAACTTTTAAAAGAAGTGGAGTAATAAAAAATGAAAATATCTTGATAAAAGATTTGTCTCTATTGATGAATGAGATTTTAATAAATGACATTCATGAAGATGAGCCAAAGCTATCAGAGATGTTAGAAGATGTCATTTTAGACGTAGAGTGTGGAAGTTGGGAAGAAGCTATCAAAATGGCTGGAAAGATAATGATTGAAAATGAAATTTGCGATATAACGTATATTGAAAATATAATAGAAAGAGTAAAAGAATTTGGTCCCTATATGGTAATGAGTAATAAAGTAGCTCTCCCACATAGTAAAAATAATGGAAATGTCTTTAAAAGTAAGATGGTTTTAATGAATTTTAGAAATGATATACTTTTTCCAGAGGAAACCCCTGTGAAAACTATGCTAACTTTTACTTCTCAAGACGAAAACGGGCATTTAGATGCACTATCTAATTTTCTAGATTTAGTTAGTAATTATAAGTTTCTAGAAAAATTAGAAAATAATCCAAGTAAAAAGAAAGTAATCGATATTATAAAAAAATATGAGTTTCTATCAAATTTAGGAAAAAATAGAGATATAAATTAA
- a CDS encoding PTS fructose transporter subunit EIIC, which produces MNFSNLIDKNLIVLDLDSLNKNEVIEKLVDLLDENGALINKNEFLEAVLLRETKSPTGLEDGLAIPHGKSPSVKTPKIAAARLKNKIKDWESVDESNEVDLIFLIAIPDAEKGTTHIEVLSNLTTLFMEDGFIESLRGAKNKDEFLNIILKNDKSAPLKTETINKKEKSFEKSTEENKSFKFHLNKLKEHLLFGTSHMIPFIVAGGVLLSLAVMLSGKGAVPETGFLKDMADMGIAGLTLFTAVLGGYIAYSIADKPGLAPGMIGSWIAVQNYKTGFLGAIIVGFIAGFIINLLKKIKLPDSMKSLGSIFIYPLIGTFIVCGIVMWGIGIPIAAMMTSMNTWLASMAGSGKVALGAILGGMTAFDMGGPINKVATLFAQTQVDTQPWLMGGVGIAICTPPLGMALATFLSPKKYTKDEKEAGKAAAIMGLIGISEGAIPFAAADPMRVLPAIVAGGIVGNIIGFLMNCINHAPWGGWIVLPVVEGKFGYVLGTILGALTTALIVNTLKPVAPETLEEEMEELNYEGVVDEGEADVLAITSCPSGVAHTFLAAKALEKTAAKIGIKIKVETQGANGIVNRITQKDIENAKVVIFAHDVAIKEPQRFKNIKTLDVKTKVAIQDPKKLIEDSLSI; this is translated from the coding sequence ATGAATTTTAGTAATTTAATCGACAAAAATTTAATTGTTTTAGATTTAGATTCTTTAAACAAAAATGAAGTTATTGAAAAATTAGTGGATTTACTTGATGAAAATGGTGCTCTTATCAATAAAAATGAGTTTCTTGAAGCTGTTTTACTTAGAGAAACAAAATCTCCAACTGGATTAGAGGATGGCTTAGCTATTCCCCACGGGAAGTCTCCTTCTGTTAAAACTCCTAAAATTGCTGCTGCAAGATTAAAAAATAAAATTAAAGATTGGGAGTCTGTAGACGAAAGTAATGAAGTAGATCTTATTTTTTTAATAGCTATTCCTGATGCTGAAAAGGGAACAACACACATTGAAGTTCTTTCAAATCTTACAACTCTTTTCATGGAGGATGGATTTATCGAATCTCTTAGAGGCGCTAAAAATAAAGATGAATTTTTAAATATCATTTTAAAAAATGATAAATCAGCACCTTTAAAAACTGAAACTATAAATAAAAAAGAAAAATCATTTGAAAAATCAACTGAGGAGAATAAATCATTTAAGTTTCACTTAAATAAACTAAAAGAACATCTTCTTTTTGGAACTTCACATATGATTCCATTCATTGTTGCTGGAGGAGTTTTACTATCTCTTGCTGTAATGTTATCTGGAAAAGGTGCTGTACCTGAAACTGGATTTTTAAAAGATATGGCTGATATGGGAATAGCTGGACTTACTCTTTTTACAGCTGTTCTTGGTGGATATATTGCTTACTCTATTGCTGATAAACCAGGTTTAGCACCAGGTATGATCGGTTCATGGATAGCAGTTCAAAATTATAAAACTGGATTCTTAGGAGCTATTATCGTTGGATTTATAGCTGGTTTCATTATCAACCTTCTTAAAAAAATCAAGCTTCCTGATAGCATGAAATCTTTGGGATCTATATTTATTTATCCTTTAATTGGAACATTTATAGTTTGTGGTATTGTAATGTGGGGAATAGGTATTCCAATAGCCGCTATGATGACAAGTATGAATACTTGGCTTGCTAGTATGGCTGGTAGTGGTAAAGTTGCTCTCGGAGCTATTCTTGGTGGAATGACAGCCTTTGATATGGGTGGACCTATTAATAAAGTTGCTACACTTTTTGCTCAAACTCAAGTTGATACACAACCTTGGTTAATGGGTGGAGTTGGAATAGCGATTTGCACTCCACCTCTTGGAATGGCTTTAGCTACTTTCTTATCTCCTAAAAAATATACAAAAGATGAAAAAGAAGCTGGAAAGGCTGCTGCTATAATGGGATTAATTGGAATTAGTGAAGGGGCAATTCCTTTTGCTGCTGCTGATCCTATGAGAGTTTTACCTGCTATAGTTGCTGGTGGAATTGTTGGAAATATTATTGGATTTTTAATGAACTGTATCAATCACGCTCCTTGGGGAGGGTGGATTGTTTTACCAGTAGTTGAAGGTAAGTTTGGATATGTACTTGGAACTATTTTAGGAGCATTAACTACAGCTCTAATTGTGAATACTTTAAAACCTGTCGCTCCTGAAACTTTAGAAGAAGAGATGGAAGAGTTAAATTATGAGGGTGTAGTAGATGAAGGTGAAGCTGATGTTTTAGCTATAACATCTTGTCCATCTGGAGTTGCTCATACATTCTTAGCTGCTAAAGCTTTAGAAAAAACAGCTGCTAAGATAGGTATTAAAATAAAAGTTGAAAC